A single genomic interval of Aphelocoma coerulescens isolate FSJ_1873_10779 unplaced genomic scaffold, UR_Acoe_1.0 HiC_scaffold_56, whole genome shotgun sequence harbors:
- the LOC138101895 gene encoding zinc finger protein ZFP2-like, translating into MEEEEKPWRCHMRWGCKCSPERSKEERAPLCQEGSRRSRGRSELGEKPQGREKPHKCLECGKGFRWSYRLIEHQRIHTGEKLYECGECGKSFSQSYSLRVHQRTHTGERPYECSECGKRFQRSSHLLEHERIHTDERPFRCPKCRKGFKRNSHLTLHWRTHTGERPYECPQCGKSFSQSSNLTQHQWKFH; encoded by the coding sequence atggaggaggaggaaaagccctggaGATGCCACATGAGATGGGGCTGCAAatgcagcccagagagatccaaggaggaaagagcccccctgtgccaggaaggcAGCCGGAGATCCAGGGGGAGgtcggagctgggggagaagcctcagggcagggagaagccccacaagtgcttggaatgtgggaagggcttcaggtgGAGCTACAGGCTGATagaacaccagaggatccacactggggaaaagctctacgagtgtggggagtgtgggaagagcttcagccagagctacAGCCTGAGGGTACACCAGCGcacccacactggggagaggccctacgagtgttctgagtgtgggaagaggtttcagaggagCTCCCACCTCCTCGAACATGAgcgcattcacacggatgagaggcccttccgctgccccaagtgcaggaagggcttcaaacgCAACTCCCACCTCACCCTTCACTGGCGCAcacacactggggagaggccctacgagtgtccccagtgtgggaagagttTCTCACAGAGCTCTAACTTGACCCAACACCAATGGAAGTTC